A part of Corynebacterium mustelae genomic DNA contains:
- a CDS encoding MFS transporter — protein MSIINRFYTFIFSANLVDGIIGAYLPLAAAASGSSALTVGILSFFSFLPWLLSAVIGVYVDTIGSARFLLLTTYFRAAALLLAAVLAWAVGVSLPVALSWVVVAFIIGLSDMSTDISAQSHAFRLNSPARPETVYGAVATLQTISGMLIAPAVAGVLASTSVIPVIVGAAVVSALLIPLVAGISTHNALGQPQSAHTSGSVIRDAQAGLTEIRNDSWLGRTAWVIAALNIASAASMTVATVYIVQHLALDPAGVGFLFSAIGAASAMGGVLAARYAAQIGFRKAVVFGGTGIALTLFAPALSSTISIVALVWAIGALFSPFFGVSIISHRQKSYDPSLIGRINGAFQFIGVGIAPLGGIIGGALASIIGLVPTLWLVAGFASFAILSGRPWQT, from the coding sequence ATGAGCATTATCAATCGGTTTTATACTTTCATTTTCAGTGCCAACCTTGTCGATGGAATTATCGGTGCCTACCTGCCGCTGGCTGCCGCCGCCAGCGGATCTTCTGCGTTGACCGTGGGGATCCTATCCTTCTTTTCGTTTCTTCCGTGGCTTTTAAGCGCCGTGATTGGTGTTTATGTTGACACCATTGGAAGCGCACGATTTTTGTTGTTAACCACCTATTTTCGCGCGGCAGCGTTACTGTTGGCCGCGGTTCTTGCCTGGGCGGTCGGTGTTTCCCTACCAGTGGCACTTAGCTGGGTTGTAGTGGCATTCATCATCGGATTGAGCGACATGTCGACGGATATTTCCGCACAAAGTCACGCCTTCCGCCTCAACTCTCCTGCCCGGCCGGAAACGGTCTACGGCGCAGTCGCTACTCTCCAAACCATCAGCGGCATGCTTATTGCACCAGCAGTTGCTGGAGTTTTGGCATCAACTTCGGTCATCCCTGTTATCGTTGGCGCTGCAGTTGTGTCGGCACTCCTCATTCCATTGGTCGCAGGCATCAGCACGCACAACGCGTTAGGACAACCGCAGTCTGCCCACACTAGTGGCTCAGTCATTCGAGATGCGCAAGCTGGATTAACCGAGATTAGAAATGACTCGTGGTTAGGTCGCACCGCTTGGGTCATTGCTGCGCTAAATATTGCATCTGCTGCATCAATGACAGTCGCTACCGTCTATATAGTTCAACACTTGGCACTTGATCCGGCCGGAGTTGGTTTTCTATTTTCTGCCATCGGCGCTGCTAGCGCCATGGGTGGTGTCCTGGCTGCCCGGTACGCGGCGCAGATAGGTTTCCGAAAAGCGGTTGTATTTGGTGGCACCGGAATCGCTTTAACATTATTCGCCCCAGCACTTAGCTCCACTATTTCCATCGTGGCATTGGTCTGGGCAATTGGCGCATTGTTCTCACCGTTTTTCGGCGTGAGTATTATCAGCCACCGGCAAAAGTCTTATGATCCAAGCCTAATCGGACGCATCAACGGCGCCTTTCAATTCATTGGCGTAGGAATCGCACCACTAGGCGGCATCATCGGCGGCGCCCTCGCCAGCATCATCGGTTTAGTTCCAACCCTGTGGCTGGTCGCTGGATTCGCCAGTTTCGCCATCCTAAGCGGAAGGCCGTGGCAAACATAG
- a CDS encoding RloB family protein: MPEHKHVLVVTEGTCTEPQYFENLGRVLNDKKIAIRCIPKGAKGNWNPDPLSVVEKAIEERDARDGEGRSKFVECFAIVDVDEWGDKLEKAMRLAQEEGITVIVSNPCFEVWLAMHSSKKCPSTKREIRELVEKEGLLMKEGKSLPPDFPKQDYEVACENAKTQCKTTAANKIGPVPSTAMPVFFDLVKRHFSED; this comes from the coding sequence ATGCCAGAGCATAAGCATGTTCTGGTTGTTACTGAAGGTACCTGCACTGAACCGCAATACTTTGAAAACTTAGGGCGAGTACTTAATGACAAAAAGATAGCAATTCGCTGTATCCCTAAAGGAGCAAAGGGCAATTGGAATCCAGATCCACTAAGTGTCGTCGAAAAAGCAATCGAAGAAAGAGACGCGCGTGATGGTGAAGGAAGGAGTAAATTTGTTGAGTGTTTCGCCATAGTTGATGTTGATGAGTGGGGAGACAAACTCGAAAAAGCCATGCGGCTAGCCCAGGAAGAAGGAATAACGGTTATCGTCTCTAATCCTTGCTTTGAGGTTTGGCTTGCTATGCACTCGTCTAAGAAATGCCCGTCAACTAAAAGAGAAATTAGGGAGCTTGTCGAGAAAGAAGGGTTGCTTATGAAGGAAGGGAAAAGTTTACCTCCTGATTTTCCGAAACAGGATTATGAAGTAGCCTGCGAAAACGCAAAGACACAATGTAAAACGACGGCAGCCAACAAGATCGGGCCAGTTCCGTCTACCGCAATGCCGGTTTTCTTCGATTTGGTGAAACGTCACTTTAGTGAGGATTAG
- a CDS encoding AAA family ATPase, producing the protein MGFSSVEIELLTQIFDKKYKNLPFRCYGGAMDLLRFSVSNFRSISEEQTIHFTSTKKETPLPVVALFGANASGKSNVIDALGFALSAIKLSATEWQSSKSGRPKPHYPFKLSEKWRNQPSSFEFEFIHNETRYIYGFSYSFDGIHGEWLSRKAARWTLCLDRERSGGDTYFNRSVFPAEDSKFLAKFNDSELFISAATKHNIGTLGEIGSVLLDSIVLLPLGEMYRDRRISQFIQLVRNNKFRIHDLALMLQAADTGIVDVRIEEEELPEKAFEHLKSLIEFIETLNSEDTEVKRPNLETLEDEMIERIAYVLRFAHWGENGEIFTLEMEEESTGTLLWLSLAPVLLDVLRNGKILVVDELDSSLHSAIVSMVVECFSDPSINTAGAQLFFSSHNTNILEQRRDLGLIEDSYWFVSKNYSGASEYRCLSRYPNQPKANYEKRYLDGNYGAIPYPSPSTIRGLVSGEKQAI; encoded by the coding sequence ATGGGCTTTAGCTCCGTAGAAATCGAATTATTAACCCAGATTTTTGATAAAAAATATAAAAATTTGCCATTTAGATGTTATGGTGGGGCTATGGACCTACTACGGTTTTCTGTTTCAAATTTTCGTAGCATCAGTGAAGAGCAGACTATTCATTTCACTTCCACAAAGAAAGAAACGCCATTGCCGGTGGTTGCGCTGTTTGGCGCCAATGCATCGGGTAAAAGTAACGTAATCGATGCATTAGGCTTTGCGCTTTCTGCGATCAAGCTATCCGCAACGGAATGGCAATCTTCCAAAAGTGGTCGGCCAAAGCCGCATTACCCATTCAAATTGTCTGAAAAATGGCGAAACCAACCTAGTAGTTTTGAATTTGAATTCATCCACAATGAAACCCGCTATATCTATGGTTTTTCGTATTCTTTCGACGGGATTCACGGTGAATGGTTGTCCCGCAAGGCAGCGCGATGGACATTGTGCCTGGATCGGGAGCGATCAGGTGGCGACACATATTTCAACCGATCCGTTTTTCCTGCTGAGGACTCCAAGTTCCTGGCAAAGTTTAATGACTCTGAACTATTTATTTCCGCAGCAACGAAGCACAATATCGGGACTTTGGGTGAGATCGGTTCAGTCTTGCTGGACTCCATTGTTCTATTACCACTTGGTGAGATGTATCGGGATCGACGGATTTCACAATTCATTCAATTGGTACGAAACAATAAATTCCGCATTCACGACCTCGCGCTCATGCTACAGGCCGCTGACACTGGGATTGTAGATGTCCGTATTGAAGAGGAGGAACTTCCTGAAAAGGCTTTCGAGCATTTGAAGTCATTAATCGAATTCATCGAGACCTTGAACAGCGAAGATACGGAAGTCAAACGTCCTAACCTGGAAACCCTTGAAGACGAAATGATTGAGCGGATCGCTTACGTTCTTCGCTTTGCACATTGGGGAGAAAACGGCGAAATATTCACATTGGAAATGGAGGAAGAATCAACCGGGACATTGTTGTGGCTATCGCTAGCTCCTGTCTTGCTGGACGTTTTACGCAACGGCAAAATTTTGGTGGTTGATGAACTTGATAGTAGCTTACACAGCGCGATTGTATCGATGGTGGTGGAATGCTTCAGCGATCCATCAATCAATACCGCAGGTGCACAACTCTTTTTCAGTTCGCACAACACCAATATTTTGGAACAACGTCGCGATCTTGGACTAATAGAGGATTCGTATTGGTTTGTATCGAAAAACTATAGCGGTGCCAGCGAATATCGCTGTTTAAGCCGGTATCCAAACCAACCGAAGGCAAACTATGAAAAGCGCTATCTCGATGGAAATTATGGTGCGATTCCTTATCCCTCTCCGTCTACGATTCGTGGACTAGTTTCGGGGGAGAAACAGGCAATCTAA
- a CDS encoding polymer-forming cytoskeletal protein yields the protein MTTLIRHWEFSGDELEFDARILKRIRATRDLSPVVRAGDIGGWIEHPGNLADCAWVDKDAKVYGEALVFGVAIITDQAIVRDQATVSERATVSEQACISGTASVGGEALIFGTASVSANARIADAVTVEGSATITGNAELKDSAIISGSPHISGEVRITGAPEIFGSAKITGKASIADQVQISGSAHIHGKAAVGGAGIITGTAGIAATDHYVTITGLGADNAILTLSRTATGHLIVIDDTPGTTITQPWLGTIDELTGFNEIIPFLQQRVQGWALAP from the coding sequence ATGACGACATTAATCAGACATTGGGAATTTAGCGGCGACGAGCTGGAATTCGATGCGCGCATCCTCAAACGGATTAGGGCAACCCGGGACCTGTCGCCAGTCGTTCGGGCAGGTGACATCGGCGGCTGGATTGAGCATCCAGGCAATCTTGCCGATTGCGCCTGGGTGGACAAGGATGCGAAAGTCTACGGCGAAGCTCTGGTCTTTGGGGTAGCGATCATCACGGACCAGGCAATTGTTCGCGACCAGGCAACAGTATCGGAACGTGCAACGGTATCCGAACAGGCATGCATCAGCGGGACAGCATCTGTTGGTGGCGAAGCGCTCATTTTCGGTACAGCTTCCGTATCCGCTAACGCCCGGATAGCCGATGCCGTCACAGTGGAAGGAAGTGCCACCATCACCGGAAATGCAGAATTAAAAGACAGCGCGATAATCTCCGGCTCACCCCACATTTCCGGCGAGGTGAGGATAACTGGTGCCCCGGAAATTTTCGGCTCCGCAAAAATCACGGGAAAAGCTTCTATAGCCGACCAGGTTCAGATTTCCGGCTCTGCCCACATCCACGGCAAGGCAGCTGTTGGTGGTGCAGGAATAATCACGGGCACCGCCGGCATCGCTGCCACCGACCACTACGTCACCATCACCGGACTTGGCGCAGACAACGCAATTCTCACCCTGAGTCGAACCGCAACCGGGCACCTGATTGTCATCGACGACACACCCGGTACCACCATCACACAGCCGTGGCTCGGAACCATTGACGAGTTGACCGGTTTCAACGAGATCATTCCATTTCTGCAGCAGCGGGTGCAGGGATGGGCTTTAGCTCCGTAG
- a CDS encoding LbetaH domain-containing protein: MTISRFLLTNDTRDHYGHTLYRLRYSTDCWPDIPGSRAGWVESAANIRGNADIGVDAIVWGNAVISGAACVSDYAEICGNAQVSGLATVGDRVHICGTARVYGDVHLCGRAIIAGDADVCSDSHWISIDPLDASGTHLTMFRTRSGHKVVIAPGAAIPLPRPLHYPPKPATYQAPTVITIDELDERFSTLTPWLTTVAQKWEQSQ, from the coding sequence ATGACAATCTCCCGATTTCTCCTCACAAACGACACTCGCGACCACTATGGGCACACCCTTTATCGCCTGCGCTACAGCACCGACTGCTGGCCGGACATTCCCGGCAGTCGCGCCGGGTGGGTGGAATCCGCTGCAAACATACGCGGCAATGCGGATATCGGCGTCGATGCGATCGTCTGGGGCAACGCCGTCATCTCCGGTGCCGCGTGTGTCTCTGATTATGCGGAAATCTGCGGAAACGCACAGGTGAGCGGGCTTGCCACCGTAGGCGACCGGGTGCATATCTGTGGAACGGCTCGCGTCTATGGCGATGTCCATCTATGCGGCCGTGCCATCATTGCCGGTGACGCCGACGTGTGTAGCGACTCCCACTGGATTTCCATCGATCCACTCGATGCCAGCGGCACCCACCTGACGATGTTTCGCACCAGGTCCGGGCACAAAGTCGTGATTGCGCCGGGTGCGGCGATCCCACTGCCCAGGCCGCTGCATTACCCACCGAAACCAGCGACCTACCAAGCACCAACGGTTATCACAATCGACGAATTAGACGAACGCTTTTCGACGCTCACGCCATGGTTAACCACCGTGGCTCAGAAATGGGAGCAGTCACAATGA
- a CDS encoding GntR family transcriptional regulator: MLLVIDPANTKPIYQQIIDQVVIRIAEGSLKTGDHLPVAKDLAAALGINRNTVLQAYRHLRDSGVIELRRSRGAIVLAPQTPNATVPASVEKLIDALTTACNDHAISAETVINELRKRGLT; the protein is encoded by the coding sequence ATGTTGCTCGTCATTGACCCAGCCAATACGAAGCCGATTTACCAACAAATCATCGACCAGGTTGTAATCCGTATCGCGGAAGGTTCACTTAAAACTGGTGACCACCTGCCTGTTGCCAAAGACCTGGCTGCAGCATTGGGGATCAATCGCAACACTGTCTTGCAGGCATACCGACACTTGCGAGACAGTGGCGTAATAGAACTGCGCCGCAGCCGGGGTGCGATCGTTTTGGCGCCGCAAACGCCTAACGCTACGGTGCCGGCAAGCGTCGAAAAGCTTATCGACGCCCTAACTACAGCGTGTAATGACCACGCAATTTCAGCAGAAACGGTAATCAACGAACTACGAAAGCGGGGACTTACATGA
- the ileS gene encoding isoleucine--tRNA ligase, whose translation MADVGKVYPKVDMTGGSSKFPEMEQQVLAYWADGRTFSASLENRAADEEFVFYDGPPFANGLPHYGHLLTGYVKDIIPRYRTMKGNLVGRVFGWDCHGLPAELEAEKQLGIKDKGEIESMGLEKFNEYCATSVLQYTEEWKEYVTRQARWVDFDNGYKTMDMDFMESVMWAFKTLYDKGLIYQGFRVLPYSWAEHTPLSNQETRLDDSYKMRQDPTLTVTLPITGRLADSSANLDLVGAAALAWTTTPWTLPSNLALAVNPSVTYALVEVGAGGVADFEGQRLLLAENLVSAYAKELGEYTVVSTHPGSELVGLTYEPVFDYFRDHPNAFQIIAAEYVTTEDGTGIVHLAPAFGEDDMFACEAAGIDVVIPVDMDGKFTSLVPDYEGQLVFDANKNIIRDLKAAQRVVRHQTIEHSYPHSWRSGEPLIYMALPSWFVAVTKFRDRMVELNHNEIEWMPAHIRDGQFGKWLEGARDWNISRNRYWGSPIPVWVSDDENYPRVDVYGSLDELERDFGVRPTSLHRPYIDELVRPNPDDPTGKSMMRRVPEVLDCWFESGSMPFAQKHYPFENKEWFETHSPSDFIVEYSGQTRGWFYTMHVLATALFDRPAYKKVVAHGIVLGDDGLKMSKSKGNYPNVNEVFQRDGSDAMRWFLMSSPILRGGNLIVTEQGIREGVRQALLPMWNAYSFLQLYSSKPATWSVDSSDVLDRYILAKLHDLVRNTNEALDNTDIARACDEVRWFCEALTNWYVRRSRERFWAGDDEHPEAFNTLYTVLETLTRVTAPLLPMISEVIWRGLTGVRSVHLTDFPKPEDFPADAALVSAMDETCGVCSAASSLRKAHKLRNRLPLPKLTVAVTESDQLSDFAAIIRDEVNVKEVVLTDDVDSVGRFEVVVNAKVAGPRLGGDVQRVIKAVKAGNYEHTDSGTVIADGIELNPDEFNERLVAADPKSTAQIPGVGGLVLLDMTVTEELEAEGWAADVVRGLQDARKSSGFEVSDRIAVTLAVPADKVEWANRHKEFIAGEVLAVDFSVVTDQSLPHEVVANVTAAVSKV comes from the coding sequence ATGGCTGATGTGGGCAAAGTGTATCCCAAAGTCGACATGACGGGTGGATCGTCCAAGTTTCCGGAAATGGAGCAGCAAGTTTTAGCGTATTGGGCTGATGGCCGGACTTTTAGCGCTTCCTTAGAAAACCGTGCCGCTGATGAAGAATTCGTTTTTTATGACGGCCCGCCTTTTGCAAATGGTCTGCCGCACTATGGGCACCTGTTAACTGGTTACGTCAAAGATATCATCCCACGTTACCGCACCATGAAGGGCAATTTGGTGGGGCGCGTCTTTGGCTGGGACTGCCACGGTTTGCCTGCGGAATTAGAGGCAGAGAAGCAACTAGGCATCAAGGACAAGGGTGAGATCGAGTCCATGGGTCTAGAGAAATTCAACGAGTACTGCGCCACGTCGGTGTTGCAATACACCGAGGAGTGGAAAGAGTATGTGACTCGCCAAGCTCGGTGGGTGGATTTCGATAACGGTTATAAAACCATGGACATGGACTTTATGGAGTCCGTCATGTGGGCGTTTAAAACGCTTTACGATAAGGGACTGATCTATCAGGGCTTTAGGGTGTTGCCGTATTCCTGGGCGGAGCATACTCCGTTGTCTAATCAGGAAACGCGGTTGGATGATTCCTACAAGATGCGCCAGGACCCGACGCTTACGGTCACGTTGCCGATCACTGGTCGACTTGCTGATAGTTCGGCAAACCTGGATCTGGTGGGAGCTGCTGCACTTGCCTGGACCACCACACCGTGGACGTTGCCCTCTAACTTGGCGTTGGCGGTGAATCCTTCCGTTACCTATGCCTTGGTAGAAGTTGGCGCTGGTGGCGTGGCAGACTTTGAGGGCCAGCGGTTGTTATTGGCGGAAAATTTGGTGTCTGCTTACGCCAAGGAACTAGGGGAGTACACGGTGGTGTCTACCCACCCTGGTTCAGAGCTAGTGGGATTGACTTATGAGCCGGTCTTTGACTATTTCCGGGATCACCCCAATGCGTTCCAGATCATCGCTGCGGAGTATGTGACCACCGAGGATGGTACCGGTATCGTCCACCTTGCACCTGCTTTCGGTGAGGACGATATGTTTGCCTGTGAGGCAGCGGGCATTGATGTCGTTATCCCGGTGGACATGGACGGTAAGTTCACCTCACTGGTACCGGATTATGAAGGCCAGTTGGTATTCGATGCCAATAAGAACATCATCCGTGACCTTAAAGCTGCGCAGCGGGTGGTTCGGCATCAAACCATCGAGCACTCCTATCCGCATTCCTGGCGTTCCGGAGAGCCGCTGATCTACATGGCTTTGCCGTCATGGTTCGTAGCGGTCACGAAGTTCCGCGATCGCATGGTGGAACTAAACCATAATGAGATCGAGTGGATGCCTGCGCATATCCGGGATGGTCAGTTTGGTAAATGGTTAGAAGGTGCACGGGACTGGAATATCTCCCGCAACCGTTATTGGGGTTCACCAATCCCGGTGTGGGTTTCTGATGATGAGAACTATCCACGGGTGGACGTCTATGGTTCCCTTGATGAGCTTGAGCGGGACTTCGGGGTGCGTCCAACCTCGTTACACCGGCCATATATCGACGAGTTGGTGCGCCCTAACCCAGATGATCCAACTGGTAAGTCCATGATGCGCCGGGTTCCGGAGGTTCTGGATTGTTGGTTTGAGTCGGGTTCGATGCCGTTTGCGCAAAAGCACTACCCGTTTGAAAACAAGGAGTGGTTTGAAACTCATTCCCCTTCCGATTTCATCGTGGAGTATTCCGGCCAGACGAGGGGTTGGTTCTACACCATGCATGTGTTGGCAACGGCGCTTTTTGATCGGCCTGCATACAAGAAGGTAGTGGCACACGGCATCGTTTTGGGCGATGACGGCCTGAAGATGAGTAAGTCTAAGGGCAATTACCCGAATGTTAATGAGGTGTTCCAACGGGATGGTTCGGACGCGATGCGGTGGTTCCTCATGTCCTCGCCTATCCTGCGCGGCGGCAACCTGATTGTCACCGAGCAGGGTATCCGTGAAGGCGTGCGCCAAGCATTATTGCCGATGTGGAATGCGTATTCCTTCTTGCAGCTGTATTCGTCAAAGCCTGCAACCTGGTCGGTGGATTCCAGTGATGTGCTGGACCGGTATATCCTGGCCAAGCTGCACGATCTGGTGCGAAACACCAATGAGGCATTGGATAACACGGATATCGCTCGTGCATGTGATGAAGTCCGCTGGTTCTGTGAGGCGTTAACCAACTGGTATGTGCGTCGGTCACGGGAACGGTTCTGGGCAGGCGACGATGAGCATCCGGAAGCATTTAATACGCTTTATACGGTTTTGGAGACGCTGACCCGGGTAACTGCGCCGCTGTTGCCGATGATCTCTGAGGTGATCTGGCGTGGTTTGACTGGTGTGCGCTCCGTGCATCTGACGGACTTCCCGAAGCCGGAGGACTTCCCGGCAGATGCTGCGCTAGTGTCTGCCATGGATGAAACCTGTGGCGTGTGTTCTGCGGCATCGTCGCTGCGTAAGGCTCATAAGTTGCGGAACCGGTTGCCGTTGCCGAAACTGACTGTTGCAGTTACGGAGTCCGACCAGTTGAGTGATTTCGCAGCTATCATCCGTGATGAGGTCAACGTGAAGGAGGTTGTCCTTACCGATGATGTTGATTCCGTTGGTCGCTTCGAAGTGGTAGTTAACGCTAAGGTCGCAGGTCCACGCTTAGGTGGCGATGTGCAGCGGGTTATCAAGGCCGTCAAAGCTGGTAATTATGAGCACACTGATTCCGGTACGGTTATAGCTGATGGCATTGAGCTGAATCCGGATGAGTTTAACGAGCGGTTGGTTGCGGCTGATCCAAAGTCCACGGCTCAGATTCCAGGAGTTGGTGGTTTGGTTTTGTTGGACATGACCGTTACCGAGGAATTGGAGGCCGAAGGTTGGGCTGCAGACGTGGTTCGTGGGTTGCAGGACGCACGTAAGTCTAGCGGCTTTGAAGTCTCCGACCGGATTGCGGTTACGTTGGCTGTGCCCGCCGATAAAGTGGAGTGGGCTAACCGCCACAAGGAATTTATCGCTGGTGAGGTCCTCGCGGTGGACTTTAGCGTCGTGACAGATCAAAGCTTGCCGCATGAAGTGGTGGCTAACGTTACGGCTGCTGTGTCAAAGGTGTAA
- a CDS encoding DivIVA domain-containing protein, translating to MPLTPADVHNVAFSKPPIGKRGYNEDEVDQFLDLVEDTLAEIQDENDDLRQQVEELKAELEQARSGGAPSRGGASVDESAIRAQIESQLRNEYNAKLADAKADAERAHAEARAAKAEAEAAKSASSAASVSAAAVLPTGDPVSPDTHMQAAKVLGLAQEMADRMTSEAQAESRSMLDDARAAAEKQISSAEATARATLEDARLRSDKQIAEANALADRLVSDAQAKSEQTIAEANSRAEAQVKAAEDKANALQADAERKHTEIMATVKQQQTALETRIAELRTFEREYRTRLKTLLQSQLEELESRGSALPGSDK from the coding sequence ATGCCGCTGACTCCAGCCGATGTGCATAACGTCGCTTTCAGCAAGCCGCCGATTGGCAAGCGCGGCTACAACGAGGATGAGGTCGATCAGTTCTTGGACCTGGTTGAGGATACTCTCGCCGAGATTCAAGACGAGAACGATGATCTTCGTCAGCAGGTAGAAGAGCTCAAAGCTGAGCTTGAGCAGGCACGTTCCGGTGGGGCGCCGTCCCGCGGTGGTGCAAGCGTGGATGAGTCCGCAATTCGTGCGCAGATCGAGTCGCAGTTGCGCAATGAGTACAACGCGAAGTTGGCGGACGCGAAGGCTGATGCGGAGCGGGCACATGCTGAGGCGCGTGCAGCGAAGGCTGAAGCTGAAGCTGCAAAGTCTGCTTCTTCCGCTGCATCGGTTTCCGCCGCTGCAGTCTTGCCAACTGGTGACCCGGTCAGCCCAGACACCCACATGCAGGCTGCAAAGGTGCTTGGTCTTGCGCAGGAGATGGCTGATCGCATGACCAGCGAGGCGCAGGCTGAGTCTCGTTCGATGCTTGACGACGCTCGTGCTGCAGCTGAGAAGCAAATCTCCTCTGCTGAAGCTACCGCGCGCGCCACCCTGGAAGACGCCCGGTTGCGTTCGGATAAGCAGATTGCTGAGGCGAATGCACTGGCTGATCGTCTGGTTTCTGATGCGCAGGCGAAATCTGAGCAAACTATTGCGGAAGCGAACTCCCGTGCTGAAGCTCAGGTTAAGGCTGCCGAAGACAAGGCTAATGCGCTTCAGGCTGATGCTGAGCGTAAGCACACTGAAATCATGGCTACTGTTAAGCAGCAGCAGACGGCTCTGGAAACCCGGATTGCGGAATTACGTACCTTCGAGCGCGAATACCGCACCCGGCTTAAGACCCTGCTGCAAAGCCAATTGGAAGAGTTGGAATCCCGCGGCTCTGCTTTGCCGGGCAGTGACAAGTAA
- a CDS encoding YggT family protein, protein MEVVKFALSWAIEIYMYILIGRILVEMIVSFSRNFTAPSWFTRFAETLFVLTDPPVKALRSIIPPLRMNNVALDLSVLVLYFGLSLLQLVVQQVL, encoded by the coding sequence GTGGAAGTAGTAAAGTTTGCCTTGTCTTGGGCGATCGAGATTTACATGTACATCCTCATCGGTAGGATTTTGGTGGAAATGATCGTCTCATTTTCCCGAAACTTCACAGCTCCGAGTTGGTTTACCCGATTCGCTGAAACTCTTTTCGTACTTACTGACCCACCGGTCAAGGCACTGCGTTCGATCATTCCACCGTTACGAATGAATAACGTTGCCTTGGATCTGTCCGTCTTGGTTTTGTACTTTGGTTTGTCGCTTTTGCAGCTTGTGGTCCAGCAAGTGCTGTAA
- a CDS encoding cell division protein SepF → MSIVNKTKQFFGLGPYEMEHEDPYYADAPRYDGAVAYAPERVAYEPAYDDYRDEREVVYNTSIVAVKIFNYNDAVKIGEPFRDGDAVIFDMSGMQADEAKRIIDFAAGLCYALRGQMRKLEGKIFAITPEHSTVDLHDLRRAANIQ, encoded by the coding sequence ATGTCAATCGTCAATAAAACAAAGCAATTCTTCGGTCTTGGCCCATATGAGATGGAGCACGAGGATCCATATTATGCAGACGCGCCGCGCTACGACGGTGCCGTAGCATACGCTCCGGAGCGAGTTGCCTACGAGCCTGCATACGACGATTACCGTGACGAGCGCGAAGTGGTGTACAACACCTCGATCGTTGCGGTCAAGATTTTCAATTACAACGATGCCGTAAAGATCGGTGAGCCATTCCGCGATGGCGATGCCGTTATTTTCGATATGAGTGGAATGCAGGCGGATGAAGCGAAGCGCATCATCGATTTCGCTGCCGGGCTGTGCTACGCATTACGGGGACAGATGCGTAAGCTGGAAGGCAAGATTTTTGCCATCACGCCAGAGCACTCAACCGTCGATCTTCACGACCTGCGTCGAGCTGCGAACATTCAATAG
- the pgeF gene encoding peptidoglycan editing factor PgeF yields the protein MARTVDSRPVRKVFTNRFGGVSVPPYESFNLGEHVGDDPQAVRANRERLASVLGLQFEQLLWMEQIHSNTVTIVDQEMRGTVVPATDAMVTTDTQLALCVLVADCVPVLLSDTEAGVIAAVHAGRMGARNGIVSTTVETMMRLGAQPENIHALLGAAASGNRYEVPEAMARDVEKHLPGSLTRTYKKTWGIDVRAGLVRQLMGLGVTAIDADPRCTIEDESFFSYRREGTTGRQAGVIFLT from the coding sequence ATGGCAAGAACCGTCGATAGTCGTCCCGTCCGTAAAGTGTTTACCAATCGGTTCGGAGGTGTGTCTGTACCCCCATATGAATCGTTCAATCTTGGTGAACATGTCGGTGACGATCCTCAGGCGGTTCGTGCCAATCGAGAGCGATTGGCTTCGGTGCTTGGCCTGCAATTCGAGCAACTGTTGTGGATGGAACAGATCCACTCCAACACAGTAACCATTGTTGATCAGGAAATGCGAGGAACAGTTGTGCCTGCTACCGATGCGATGGTTACCACCGACACCCAGCTTGCGCTGTGCGTTCTTGTGGCCGATTGTGTGCCAGTGTTGCTGTCCGATACCGAAGCTGGCGTTATTGCCGCCGTTCATGCCGGGCGGATGGGCGCTAGGAATGGGATAGTGTCCACAACCGTGGAAACAATGATGAGGCTCGGCGCACAGCCAGAAAACATACATGCGTTACTGGGGGCCGCGGCCAGCGGTAACCGTTATGAGGTGCCAGAAGCGATGGCCCGTGACGTCGAAAAGCATCTGCCTGGTTCGTTAACCCGGACATATAAGAAAACATGGGGAATTGATGTCCGTGCTGGCCTAGTACGCCAATTAATGGGGCTGGGTGTGACCGCAATTGACGCCGATCCGCGTTGCACTATTGAGGACGAATCTTTCTTTTCTTATCGCCGGGAAGGAACCACTGGGCGGCAAGCGGGCGTCATATTTCTTACTTAA